From Streptomyces zhihengii, the proteins below share one genomic window:
- a CDS encoding helix-turn-helix domain-containing protein, with product MASNVNPTVRRRRLGQELRRLRELKGMTAEEVAERLLVSQSKISRLENGRRSISQRDVRDLCGVYGVEDERVVDSLMQMAKDSRQQGWWHAFGDIPYSVYIGLETDAASLRVYESLIVPGLLQTREYAQAVIAGMWPEATPGEIDKRIQVRLKRQDRLADPDDPLRFWAVIDEALLRRTVGSPAVMAQQLTHLAELSERPHVTLQVLPFEVGAHPGMYGKFAILEFQDAMDASVVYLEGVTSDLYLERAADVQSYEIMYEHLRAKALSAEQSRDFIRKTAEEYSA from the coding sequence GTGGCGTCCAACGTCAATCCCACTGTCAGAAGACGCCGGTTGGGCCAGGAGCTGCGCCGGCTGAGAGAGCTGAAGGGCATGACGGCGGAAGAGGTCGCCGAGCGCCTGCTCGTCTCCCAGTCGAAGATCAGCCGCCTGGAGAACGGCCGCCGCTCCATCAGCCAGCGCGACGTCCGCGATCTGTGCGGGGTGTACGGAGTCGAGGACGAGCGGGTGGTCGACTCCCTCATGCAGATGGCCAAGGACTCGCGTCAGCAGGGCTGGTGGCATGCCTTCGGCGACATCCCGTACAGCGTCTACATCGGTCTGGAGACCGACGCCGCGAGCCTGCGGGTGTACGAGTCGCTGATCGTGCCGGGGCTCCTGCAGACCCGTGAGTACGCCCAGGCCGTCATCGCGGGGATGTGGCCGGAGGCGACGCCCGGCGAGATCGACAAGCGCATTCAGGTCCGGCTCAAGCGGCAGGACCGCCTCGCCGATCCCGACGATCCGCTCCGCTTCTGGGCCGTGATCGACGAGGCACTCCTGCGCCGGACCGTCGGCAGCCCCGCGGTCATGGCCCAGCAGCTCACCCACCTCGCCGAGCTGAGCGAGCGTCCCCATGTGACGCTTCAGGTCCTGCCGTTCGAGGTCGGGGCGCATCCGGGCATGTACGGGAAGTTCGCCATCCTGGAGTTCCAGGACGCGATGGACGCCAGCGTCGTCTACCTGGAAGGGGTCACCAGTGACCTCTACCTGGAACGGGCGGCCGATGTGCAGAGCTACGAGATCATGTACGAACATCTGCGGGCCAAGGCACTCAGCGCGGAGCAATCCCGGGATTTCATCCGAAAGACCGCGGAAGAGTACAGCGCCTGA
- a CDS encoding tetratricopeptide repeat protein: MTDEPEPTVQGRSTGQGRVFQSVRDQYISEHHHHYTADPASIFDLPAQSGPVRVPSAGGPAGVPAPASVRMPLIGRAPAILRDRRELVPGLLRAAEHERGGVHVLHGLGGCGKTAVAHEVFNKVASPAGRIGLWVNASDAATVRAGMMAVAADRGAGAAELAAAFDGRRAAADLVWHHLDHSSRPWLLVLDNADDPAVLGDGTWLRHSPQGTVLVTSRQPYSPVWAGATLHRVDVLPPADAAQVLRDLAPHSGTAEEAEAVARRLDCLPLALTLAGSFLSNQILESWSMDEYRRRLDEDPTDLLDQGGGPGLTDRNARQLVSRTWELSLSALADAGVPESVTLLGLLSCWSSDPVPVSLLRGAAVDAVDLTALEPPLPGSRVETALRGLMSHSLVSLVEVEGEAGTTRCVKTHGVLLDSVAAAVPDEQKAPLLRAAAQLLERGLDAPVGPGSLVSHVVGLLRKAQAAGETAPVEVGVLAARRLFDRGDFHGALLVAEATAETAQRLSGPEHRPTLRAEHIAGLALFRLGRFQESEALHRRVLETSERVLGPDDPETLESLQYIHEPLGQLQRLAESVDTLRRVQERRTELQGPKHPATLHARALLIEYLALSGAVEEFDRVGPATVADCEQVLGVDSRSTVTAAHNYAFGLFRLDRFEQAEPIARRALAGRELVHGPEHALTLSAAVLLSWILERRGLLGEAVGLARRALTGQETSLGAEHPYVLANRTRLAAFLAASGETAEAAALARRNLPLCERLLGVDHALTEETRGLIGQEPEPGTH, from the coding sequence GTGACCGACGAGCCGGAGCCCACCGTGCAAGGGCGGTCCACGGGGCAGGGACGGGTCTTTCAGTCCGTGCGGGACCAGTACATCAGCGAGCACCACCACCACTACACGGCCGATCCGGCCTCGATCTTCGACCTGCCGGCCCAGTCCGGGCCGGTGCGGGTGCCTTCGGCCGGCGGGCCGGCGGGTGTGCCGGCCCCGGCGTCGGTGCGCATGCCGCTGATCGGCCGGGCCCCGGCGATCCTGAGGGATCGGCGCGAGCTCGTGCCCGGTCTCCTCCGGGCGGCCGAGCACGAACGGGGCGGCGTCCACGTCCTGCACGGGCTCGGCGGCTGCGGGAAGACCGCGGTGGCGCACGAGGTGTTCAACAAGGTGGCCTCACCCGCGGGACGCATCGGCCTGTGGGTCAACGCGTCGGACGCCGCGACCGTGCGCGCCGGAATGATGGCGGTGGCGGCGGACCGCGGGGCCGGGGCCGCGGAACTCGCGGCGGCCTTCGACGGCCGGCGCGCTGCCGCCGATCTCGTGTGGCACCACCTGGACCACTCCAGCCGGCCCTGGCTCCTGGTGCTCGACAACGCGGACGACCCGGCAGTGCTGGGCGACGGCACATGGCTTCGCCACAGCCCCCAGGGCACGGTCCTCGTGACGTCGCGCCAGCCGTACTCCCCGGTCTGGGCGGGCGCCACGCTCCACCGGGTCGATGTCCTGCCGCCCGCGGACGCGGCCCAGGTGCTGCGCGACCTCGCTCCGCACTCCGGCACGGCGGAGGAGGCCGAGGCGGTCGCCCGCAGGCTGGACTGCCTTCCTCTCGCGCTGACGCTCGCCGGCTCGTTCCTGTCCAACCAAATCCTGGAGAGCTGGTCCATGGACGAGTACCGCCGGCGCCTGGACGAAGACCCCACGGACCTGCTCGACCAGGGAGGCGGCCCCGGCCTCACCGACCGCAACGCCCGCCAGTTGGTGAGCCGTACCTGGGAACTCTCCCTCTCGGCACTGGCTGACGCCGGTGTTCCGGAAAGCGTGACGCTGCTCGGACTGCTGTCCTGCTGGAGCTCCGACCCGGTGCCGGTCTCCCTCCTCCGCGGTGCGGCGGTGGATGCCGTCGATCTGACCGCCCTCGAACCGCCGTTGCCGGGGAGCAGGGTCGAGACCGCGCTGCGCGGTCTGATGAGCCACTCGCTCGTCTCGCTGGTGGAGGTCGAGGGCGAGGCGGGAACCACGCGCTGCGTCAAGACCCACGGGGTCCTCCTCGACAGCGTTGCCGCCGCCGTTCCGGACGAGCAGAAGGCACCCTTGCTGCGTGCCGCCGCGCAGCTCCTCGAACGAGGCCTCGACGCGCCGGTGGGCCCCGGCAGCCTGGTCTCCCATGTCGTCGGCCTGCTCCGCAAGGCTCAGGCCGCGGGCGAGACCGCCCCTGTCGAGGTCGGTGTGCTCGCGGCGAGGCGGCTCTTCGACCGAGGCGATTTCCACGGTGCCCTGCTCGTGGCCGAGGCCACGGCGGAGACGGCTCAGCGGCTCTCCGGTCCGGAACACCGTCCGACCCTGCGGGCCGAACACATCGCCGGCCTGGCGCTCTTCAGGCTGGGGCGATTCCAGGAGTCGGAAGCGCTGCACCGCCGGGTGCTCGAGACCAGTGAGCGCGTGCTGGGGCCGGACGACCCCGAGACCCTCGAAAGCCTCCAGTACATCCACGAGCCGCTGGGTCAGCTCCAGCGGCTCGCGGAGTCCGTCGACACCTTGCGCCGTGTGCAGGAGCGGCGCACCGAGCTGCAGGGCCCGAAGCATCCCGCAACCCTGCACGCGCGGGCGCTTCTGATCGAGTACCTGGCTCTGAGCGGCGCCGTCGAGGAGTTCGACCGTGTCGGACCTGCGACCGTCGCCGATTGCGAACAGGTCCTCGGCGTCGACTCCCGCAGCACGGTGACCGCCGCACACAACTACGCCTTCGGGCTGTTCCGCCTCGATCGCTTCGAACAGGCCGAGCCGATCGCGCGACGAGCCCTTGCCGGTCGTGAGCTGGTCCACGGCCCGGAGCACGCGCTCACGCTGTCCGCCGCCGTGCTGCTGAGCTGGATCCTCGAACGACGCGGGCTGCTCGGGGAGGCCGTGGGCCTCGCCCGCCGGGCTCTGACGGGCCAGGAGACGTCACTGGGTGCGGAGCATCCGTACGTGCTGGCGAACAGGACGCGGCTCGCCGCGTTCCTGGCGGCCTCCGGGGAGACGGCCGAGGCCGCCGCTCTCGCGCGGCGGAACCTTCCGCTGTGCGAGCGTCTGCTGGGGGTGGACCACGCCCTGACCGAGGAGACGAGAGGTCTCATCGGTCAGGAGCCGGAGCCCGGGACGCACTGA
- a CDS encoding oxidoreductase — MTNGFRLDGDLLINRIGFGAMRLPTNVFRGPARDPETGRAVLRRAVELGVDHIDTAAFYTSGDGTVRANTLIREALHPYPAGLVLATKVGPDRTPDGGLAAITDPAGLRRLVEENLETLGVERLDLVYLRIGGIAPPPHGESVAARFEALAALREEGLIRHLGLSNVTAGHLAEARAIAPVAAVQNHFHAAKRDDAGLLAACAEAGIAYVPFFPLGGGRGDLTADRTAAVAVAVAERHGATVPQIALAWLLASSPVTLAIPGTGSLAHLEENIAAGAITLSPEDLSDLA, encoded by the coding sequence ATGACCAACGGCTTCCGCCTCGACGGCGACCTCCTGATCAACCGGATCGGCTTCGGGGCGATGCGTCTGCCCACGAACGTCTTCCGCGGCCCCGCCCGGGACCCGGAGACCGGCCGCGCCGTCCTGCGCCGGGCCGTGGAGCTCGGCGTCGACCACATCGACACCGCCGCCTTCTACACCAGCGGCGACGGCACCGTCCGTGCCAACACCCTGATACGGGAGGCCCTTCACCCCTACCCGGCCGGCCTCGTCCTCGCCACCAAGGTCGGCCCGGACCGGACCCCCGACGGCGGCCTGGCCGCGATCACCGATCCCGCCGGGCTGCGCCGGCTGGTCGAGGAGAACCTGGAGACCCTCGGTGTGGAGCGCCTCGATCTCGTCTATCTGCGCATCGGCGGCATCGCCCCGCCGCCGCACGGCGAATCCGTGGCCGCCCGGTTCGAGGCGCTGGCCGCGCTGCGTGAGGAGGGTCTGATCCGCCACCTCGGCCTGAGCAACGTCACCGCCGGGCATCTCGCCGAGGCACGCGCGATCGCTCCCGTCGCGGCCGTGCAGAACCACTTCCACGCGGCCAAGCGGGACGACGCCGGCCTCCTGGCCGCCTGTGCGGAGGCGGGCATCGCCTATGTGCCGTTCTTCCCGCTGGGCGGTGGTCGCGGCGACCTCACCGCCGACCGGACGGCCGCGGTCGCGGTCGCGGTCGCGGAGCGGCACGGGGCAACGGTGCCCCAGATCGCCCTGGCCTGGCTGCTCGCCTCGTCCCCCGTCACGCTGGCCATACCCGGCACGGGCTCCCTGGCCCACCTGGAGGAGAACATCGCCGCCGGGGCGATCACCCTCTCACCGGAGGATCTCTCCGACCTCGCCTGA
- a CDS encoding MFS transporter → MHPVTLATAAAAAVHLAWFFFFANSGGDIAAQDAWAEFVGRHPDSAYNLAWYGGMHPVSYSVVSPYLMSVLGVRTTMIVAGTVSAALTALILTRLKAVRNPVACALAGVFAFLCNALSGRVTFGLGMMFALAAVGAVFCWPHRWRRHRWAKAAFAAPLAGLATAASPVAGLFLGVVAAALFLTGRRPGAYALGLAPVAVVGLSAWLFPFSGTQPMSLASTSLPFVFGVLVLLLVPAGWRTVRIAAGVYALGTLLTWLIDSQIGSNVSRLPMLFAGVVLLAALPYTAPRSRKWYALVIAFAGLNFWIGFKGVDDIVRTAPAASWNRELAPLVNQLQRVGAERGRVEVVPESSHREASALAPYVNLARGWNRQADMERNPLFYDDEKLLDAATYRAWLDRWAVHYVVLPNGRPDSSGAVREAELVAEGLPYLTRVWGDANWQLFAVRNPAPLAAPPADVRHAGAGEMTIQVRAAGRVLIRVPYSPWLSLVDEDGNSLEGPQETEESKLREDGPKTWDNTNGCLLKAEEDAEGDEWTELLAPRAGVYRLAAPYQFPRGTPCPDELR, encoded by the coding sequence CTGCACCCCGTCACCCTGGCGACCGCCGCCGCCGCGGCCGTCCACCTGGCGTGGTTCTTCTTCTTCGCGAACAGCGGCGGCGACATCGCCGCCCAGGACGCCTGGGCGGAGTTCGTCGGCCGGCACCCCGACTCCGCGTACAACCTCGCCTGGTACGGCGGGATGCACCCCGTCTCGTACAGCGTGGTGTCCCCGTACCTGATGTCCGTCCTCGGGGTCCGGACGACGATGATCGTCGCGGGCACGGTGTCGGCCGCCCTGACCGCGCTGATCCTCACCCGGCTGAAGGCCGTGCGGAACCCGGTCGCCTGCGCGCTCGCCGGGGTGTTCGCCTTCCTGTGCAACGCGCTCTCCGGGCGGGTCACCTTCGGCCTCGGCATGATGTTCGCGCTCGCCGCGGTGGGCGCCGTCTTCTGCTGGCCGCACCGCTGGCGACGCCACCGCTGGGCGAAGGCGGCCTTCGCCGCACCGCTCGCCGGGCTCGCGACCGCCGCCAGCCCCGTCGCAGGGCTCTTCCTCGGCGTCGTGGCCGCCGCGCTGTTCCTGACCGGCCGCCGGCCGGGGGCGTACGCGCTGGGCCTCGCGCCGGTCGCCGTCGTCGGACTGTCGGCCTGGCTGTTCCCGTTCTCCGGTACGCAGCCGATGTCGCTGGCCTCCACCTCGCTGCCGTTCGTCTTCGGCGTGCTGGTGCTGCTCCTCGTACCGGCCGGGTGGCGCACCGTGCGCATCGCCGCCGGGGTGTACGCGCTCGGCACCCTGCTGACCTGGCTGATCGACTCGCAGATCGGCTCCAACGTCTCGCGGCTGCCGATGCTCTTCGCCGGGGTGGTGCTCCTCGCGGCCCTGCCGTACACCGCGCCGCGCTCGCGCAAGTGGTACGCCCTGGTGATCGCCTTCGCCGGCCTGAACTTCTGGATCGGCTTCAAGGGCGTCGACGACATCGTCCGCACCGCCCCCGCCGCGTCCTGGAACCGGGAGCTCGCCCCCCTGGTGAACCAGCTCCAGCGGGTCGGCGCCGAACGCGGACGGGTCGAGGTCGTGCCCGAGAGCAGCCACCGCGAGGCGTCGGCGCTGGCCCCGTACGTCAACCTGGCCCGCGGCTGGAACCGGCAGGCCGACATGGAGCGCAACCCGCTCTTCTACGACGACGAGAAGCTCCTCGACGCCGCCACCTACCGCGCCTGGCTGGACCGCTGGGCCGTGCACTACGTCGTGCTGCCGAACGGGCGGCCGGACTCCAGCGGGGCGGTGCGCGAGGCCGAGCTCGTCGCCGAGGGCCTGCCGTACCTCACCCGGGTCTGGGGCGACGCCAACTGGCAGCTCTTCGCCGTGCGGAACCCGGCGCCCCTCGCCGCCCCGCCGGCGGACGTCCGCCACGCGGGCGCGGGCGAGATGACGATCCAGGTCCGTGCCGCGGGCCGGGTGCTGATCCGCGTCCCGTACTCGCCGTGGCTGAGCCTGGTCGACGAGGACGGCAACAGCCTCGAAGGGCCGCAGGAGACCGAGGAGTCGAAGCTCCGGGAGGACGGCCCCAAGACCTGGGACAACACCAACGGCTGCCTGCTCAAGGCGGAGGAGGACGCCGAGGGCGACGAGTGGACGGAACTGCTCGCGCCCCGGGCCGGCGTCTACCGGCTCGCCGCGCCCTACCAGTTCCCGCGCGGTACCCCCTGCCCGGACGAGCTCCGCTGA
- a CDS encoding serine hydrolase yields MAGESPDKSEQRKSSGETTGSERDPRLAMFREGSPASPASSEPSPPSSAATDERTAVFRLPPRDRAETAGATAGEAPAGASADAEPGDGDADASAPSAGVPAGAAGDGGVTDASASASASSDDEPSGTATDDEAAEEERGADSGAGSDTEAAEAGSGAGADAEAEAEAPEGGSDADSVSGAAGTRNAPDADADAHAAPEKPEDGADRTAAKPAVDATADDAGDDANDDASDDASASSSDAPAGDERLRAAVAAWVATGDDEPGDGSESAGTPQKASPEAAQAPEADGTAPGDAEKGRAPAAGSEPTSSADGDDDEVPSSDASDAEDDDAPATAAAEEASAPAPKSTPDADGSGDTDTDSGKTPAGDTPAVDQPTAVFKAPKRPVVDQPTTALKLPKPASDPEPATPAGAEADSERTSTFVPLRRDDARPAAAGAAARPKPAAPAANAPAAPAAKAGTAKATTAEADAPAASLTEAERTRQQPMPPLPPLDLLAELTNTPPPPETPTRTVVRRIKIWTPLVALLLIVFAIAQALRPLPQPELTLTADAEYTFDGGRPSLPWPDEGQGQIVVSGVGVVGQFGDEKPVPIASVTKTMTAYIIMRDHPLKRGEDGESIPVDALAEKEGGYDETNDESTLNTIKEGDTISVRDALSAIMIPSANNVARLVARWDAGSEEAFVKKMNDTAKDLGMTNTTYTDPSGLDATTVSTAADQVKLGQALVKNKAMVDITRVQEWYDPSGKRHSNYNTLMPRNGAIGIKTGSTTKAGGNLLFAAYKDIGGSTQTIVGAVLSQHESPILETVNRVSEEVLVATREALLEQKVVKKGDVVGYVDDGLGGQTPVVATKDLTIVGWTGLKLEASITDGGKKLPHTAEAGTVVGSLTAGTGPGTISVPVALQQDLVEPGFGDKLTRIG; encoded by the coding sequence GTGGCGGGCGAGTCCCCCGACAAGTCGGAGCAGCGGAAGTCGTCGGGGGAGACGACTGGGAGCGAACGTGACCCGCGTCTCGCGATGTTCCGCGAGGGTTCCCCGGCGTCTCCGGCCTCCTCGGAACCGTCGCCGCCGTCATCGGCGGCGACGGACGAGCGCACGGCGGTCTTCCGGCTGCCTCCGCGCGACCGCGCGGAGACGGCCGGAGCGACGGCCGGGGAAGCGCCCGCGGGGGCGTCCGCGGACGCGGAGCCGGGTGACGGCGACGCCGACGCGTCGGCACCGTCCGCCGGGGTGCCTGCGGGCGCGGCGGGCGACGGCGGGGTGACGGACGCGTCCGCGTCTGCATCCGCGTCCTCGGACGACGAGCCCTCCGGGACGGCGACCGACGACGAGGCTGCCGAGGAGGAGCGCGGGGCGGACTCCGGCGCGGGTTCCGACACGGAGGCGGCCGAGGCCGGTTCCGGGGCGGGAGCGGACGCGGAGGCGGAGGCGGAGGCGCCCGAGGGCGGTTCCGACGCGGACTCCGTCTCCGGTGCCGCCGGGACCCGGAACGCTCCGGACGCGGACGCCGATGCCCACGCGGCTCCGGAGAAGCCCGAGGACGGCGCGGACCGGACGGCGGCGAAGCCTGCCGTGGACGCGACGGCGGACGACGCCGGTGACGACGCGAACGACGACGCGAGCGACGACGCGTCCGCGTCGTCGTCCGACGCCCCCGCCGGTGACGAGCGCCTGCGCGCGGCCGTGGCCGCCTGGGTGGCGACCGGGGACGACGAGCCGGGGGACGGCTCCGAGAGTGCCGGGACGCCGCAGAAAGCTTCCCCCGAGGCCGCACAGGCCCCTGAGGCCGACGGTACGGCCCCGGGCGACGCGGAGAAGGGGAGAGCCCCCGCTGCGGGCTCTGAGCCGACGTCCTCCGCGGACGGCGACGACGACGAGGTCCCCTCGTCCGACGCCTCCGACGCCGAGGACGACGACGCCCCCGCGACGGCCGCCGCCGAAGAAGCGTCCGCCCCCGCCCCCAAGAGCACCCCCGACGCCGACGGCAGCGGCGACACCGACACCGACTCCGGCAAGACCCCCGCAGGGGACACCCCCGCGGTCGATCAGCCGACCGCGGTGTTCAAGGCTCCGAAGCGCCCGGTGGTGGACCAGCCCACCACCGCGCTCAAGCTGCCCAAGCCCGCGAGCGACCCCGAGCCCGCCACCCCGGCCGGAGCCGAGGCCGACTCGGAGCGCACCAGCACCTTCGTGCCGCTGCGCCGCGACGACGCCCGGCCCGCCGCGGCGGGCGCGGCCGCCCGCCCGAAGCCCGCCGCCCCCGCGGCGAACGCCCCCGCCGCCCCCGCGGCGAAGGCGGGCACGGCGAAGGCGACCACGGCGGAGGCCGACGCGCCCGCCGCCTCGCTGACCGAGGCCGAGCGCACCAGGCAGCAGCCCATGCCGCCGCTCCCGCCGCTCGACCTGCTCGCCGAGCTGACGAACACCCCGCCGCCGCCCGAGACGCCGACCCGCACCGTCGTGCGGCGGATCAAGATCTGGACGCCGCTGGTCGCCCTGCTGCTGATCGTCTTCGCGATCGCGCAGGCGCTGCGCCCGCTCCCGCAGCCCGAGCTGACGCTGACCGCCGACGCGGAGTACACCTTCGACGGAGGCCGTCCGTCCCTGCCGTGGCCGGACGAGGGCCAGGGCCAGATCGTCGTGTCCGGGGTCGGCGTCGTCGGCCAGTTCGGCGACGAGAAGCCCGTCCCGATCGCCAGCGTGACCAAGACGATGACGGCGTACATCATCATGCGCGACCACCCGCTCAAGCGCGGCGAGGACGGCGAGTCCATCCCGGTCGACGCGCTCGCGGAGAAGGAGGGCGGCTACGACGAGACCAACGACGAGTCGACCCTCAACACCATCAAGGAGGGCGACACGATCTCCGTGCGCGACGCCCTCAGCGCGATCATGATTCCGTCCGCGAACAACGTCGCGCGGCTCGTCGCCCGCTGGGACGCCGGTTCCGAGGAGGCGTTCGTCAAGAAGATGAACGACACCGCCAAGGACCTCGGCATGACGAACACGACGTACACCGACCCCTCCGGCCTCGACGCGACCACCGTCTCGACCGCCGCGGACCAGGTGAAGCTGGGCCAGGCCCTGGTGAAGAACAAGGCCATGGTCGACATCACCCGCGTACAGGAGTGGTACGACCCCTCGGGCAAGCGCCACAGCAACTACAACACCCTCATGCCGAGGAACGGCGCGATCGGCATCAAGACCGGCTCGACGACCAAGGCCGGCGGCAACCTGCTCTTCGCCGCCTACAAGGACATCGGCGGGTCGACCCAGACGATCGTCGGCGCCGTCCTCAGCCAGCACGAGTCGCCCATCCTGGAGACGGTCAACCGGGTCAGCGAGGAGGTCCTCGTCGCCACCCGTGAGGCGCTGCTGGAGCAGAAGGTCGTCAAGAAGGGCGATGTCGTCGGGTACGTCGACGACGGCCTCGGCGGGCAGACCCCCGTCGTGGCGACCAAGGACCTGACGATCGTCGGCTGGACGGGCCTCAAGCTGGAGGCGAGCATCACCGACGGCGGCAAGAAGCTGCCGCACACCGCCGAGGCCGGCACGGTCGTCGGCAGTCTGACGGCCGGCACGGGCCCGGGGACCATAAGCGTCCCCGTCGCGCTCCAGCAGGACCTGGTGGAGCCCGGCTTCGGCGACAAGCTGACCAGGATCGGCTAG
- a CDS encoding DUF397 domain-containing protein — MLSGHAAPTKWIKSSYSAVNGDCVEVRRPDLSAVAIRDSKNPCGPMLAVAAPTWSEFVLAVRRDDSAVS, encoded by the coding sequence ATGCTGAGTGGGCACGCCGCGCCGACGAAGTGGATCAAATCCTCGTACTCGGCCGTCAACGGAGACTGCGTGGAGGTCCGGAGGCCCGACCTGAGCGCCGTCGCGATCCGTGATTCCAAGAACCCCTGTGGCCCGATGCTCGCCGTGGCCGCACCGACCTGGTCGGAGTTCGTGCTCGCCGTCCGCCGGGACGACTCCGCCGTTTCCTGA
- a CDS encoding GOLPH3/VPS74 family protein yields the protein MGRSRRTLPEELLLLALDPATGTTAQPQSLDLGLAGAQLVELALAGRIAPDGDRIAVVMPRPTGDPTLDSALELLRRRGSPVRAVHWIGGPRLGLRQIYLSHLERCGMVHAVEGQMCGVLPTTRYQATDTAISRDIRARLDSAIRTGVPPDPRTAALAALAHAVGLGKHLYPGNEGRSSRSRLRDLIRHDPMGGLVAHAVMDVQNGVGAQPRRNQPASGPGRQPGPVPMQPHGGSMARVAAH from the coding sequence ATGGGCAGGAGCCGCAGAACACTTCCGGAAGAGCTTCTGCTGCTCGCTCTGGACCCGGCCACGGGTACCACAGCGCAGCCGCAGTCGCTCGACCTCGGCCTGGCAGGAGCTCAGCTAGTGGAGCTGGCCCTGGCAGGACGGATAGCCCCTGACGGGGATCGTATCGCCGTGGTGATGCCACGGCCGACCGGAGATCCGACTCTGGACTCCGCACTGGAACTGCTGCGCAGACGCGGCAGTCCGGTCCGGGCCGTCCACTGGATCGGCGGGCCCCGGCTGGGGCTGCGCCAGATCTATCTCTCGCATCTGGAACGCTGCGGCATGGTGCATGCCGTGGAGGGCCAGATGTGCGGGGTGCTGCCGACGACTCGCTACCAGGCGACGGACACCGCGATCAGCCGGGACATCAGGGCCCGGCTCGACAGTGCGATCCGCACCGGTGTACCGCCGGACCCGCGGACCGCGGCGCTCGCCGCACTGGCCCACGCGGTCGGTCTCGGCAAGCACCTGTACCCGGGGAACGAAGGGCGTTCCTCGAGGTCCCGCCTGAGGGACCTCATCAGGCACGACCCGATGGGCGGTCTCGTGGCGCACGCCGTGATGGACGTCCAGAACGGCGTGGGCGCACAGCCGCGCCGCAACCAGCCGGCGAGCGGCCCCGGCCGCCAGCCGGGACCTGTGCCCATGCAGCCGCACGGCGGTTCCATGGCACGCGTCGCCGCCCACTGA
- a CDS encoding adhesin: protein MAYEQNGHVAGPRPAPEREAPRPGRGSARPRPAPEREAPRPAVVTATALLTVLALGAALAGCGPLDDGRAAGDAPPAGIDPGLDELGGAPQRIAPSTVPSDAPSPPLPSPRPKPPSASAPGSAAPPGSRPGPSYEAWAGPGCAGGGRYEEEGRYDDGDEGWYTVRSGGHRGDGCDGRFTAIPMSGARDEDSGGRATWSWYVGSGYRTCTVAVVVPASERAEDVAGQPSTYRVLSDPGDPDSAVRTFEIDQTRLRGEGVVVERVPVHDQRLTVQLVDRGQDWGRDRKGAHHAAAQMRAECGG from the coding sequence ATGGCGTACGAACAGAACGGCCACGTCGCGGGTCCCCGCCCGGCGCCGGAGCGCGAGGCTCCGCGCCCCGGCCGGGGGAGTGCCCGCCCTCGCCCCGCGCCGGAGCGCGAGGCTCCCCGCCCCGCGGTGGTGACCGCGACCGCGCTGTTGACGGTGCTCGCCCTCGGCGCAGCCCTCGCCGGGTGCGGGCCGCTCGACGACGGGCGCGCGGCCGGCGACGCCCCGCCCGCGGGCATCGACCCCGGTCTCGACGAACTCGGCGGCGCCCCGCAGCGGATCGCACCCTCCACCGTTCCGTCCGACGCGCCCTCCCCGCCGCTGCCCAGCCCGCGGCCCAAGCCCCCGTCCGCCTCCGCCCCGGGCTCCGCCGCGCCGCCCGGGAGCCGCCCCGGCCCCTCCTACGAGGCGTGGGCGGGCCCCGGCTGCGCGGGAGGCGGGCGCTACGAGGAGGAGGGCCGCTACGACGACGGCGACGAGGGCTGGTACACCGTGCGCTCCGGCGGACATCGCGGCGACGGCTGCGACGGCCGCTTCACCGCGATCCCGATGTCGGGCGCCCGCGACGAGGACAGCGGCGGCCGGGCGACCTGGAGCTGGTACGTCGGCAGCGGCTACCGCACCTGCACGGTGGCCGTCGTCGTACCCGCGAGCGAGCGCGCCGAGGACGTGGCGGGCCAACCGTCCACCTACCGCGTCCTGTCCGACCCGGGCGACCCGGACAGCGCCGTGCGCACCTTCGAGATCGACCAGACCCGGCTGCGCGGCGAGGGCGTCGTCGTCGAACGCGTCCCCGTCCACGACCAGCGCCTGACCGTGCAACTCGTCGACCGGGGCCAGGACTGGGGCCGCGACCGGAAGGGCGCCCACCACGCGGCCGCCCAGATGCGGGCCGAGTGCGGCGGCTGA